A window from Spirochaetota bacterium encodes these proteins:
- a CDS encoding cold shock domain-containing protein, giving the protein MAQGTVKWFNDQKGFGFITASDGREVFVHHTAIIAEGFKTLPEGAEVQFEIEKGEKGPRAARVSVI; this is encoded by the coding sequence ATGGCACAGGGTACAGTAAAGTGGTTTAACGACCAGAAGGGTTTTGGATTCATCACCGCCAGTGACGGACGCGAGGTGTTCGTGCATCACACGGCCATCATCGCCGAAGGTTTCAAAACGCTTCCGGAAGGCGCAGAGGTACAGTTTGAGATAGAGAAAGGCGAGAAGGGCCCCAGGGCCGCTCGGGTTTCCGTTATATAA
- a CDS encoding SDR family oxidoreductase codes for MKNFANRMVFITGGSSGIGLATAELLFEHGAHIVIFARDEKKMKRAVAQIEKRRRNQAQAIGTVRMDVTSPHDVRGKIDRAVKSFGVPDVLIASAGIGAADTFENISAKTFDAIMKTNVYGVRETVAAALPHMKARGGHMVLVSSEAGLIGMYGYTAYAASKYAVVGLAECLRAEIKRYRIAVSVVCPPEVETPFLKWETATIPPETRMVKSFAGLLTPEIVARATVKGVRRGKFLIIPGVMARLLYFFHRLTNGWATRVPSDAIAAFARWKADRAAQ; via the coding sequence ATGAAAAATTTTGCGAACAGAATGGTCTTCATCACCGGGGGGTCCAGCGGAATCGGGCTGGCCACGGCCGAACTTCTTTTTGAGCACGGAGCGCACATCGTCATCTTCGCCCGCGACGAGAAGAAGATGAAGCGCGCCGTCGCGCAGATTGAAAAACGGCGGCGTAACCAGGCGCAGGCGATCGGGACCGTACGGATGGACGTAACGAGCCCGCACGACGTTCGCGGCAAGATCGATCGCGCGGTGAAATCCTTCGGAGTCCCCGATGTGCTCATAGCGAGCGCGGGCATCGGCGCCGCCGATACCTTCGAGAACATCTCCGCGAAAACATTCGACGCCATCATGAAGACCAACGTGTACGGTGTGCGCGAAACGGTCGCGGCGGCCCTTCCGCACATGAAGGCCAGGGGCGGGCACATGGTGCTCGTATCGTCCGAGGCGGGGCTTATCGGCATGTACGGGTACACGGCCTACGCGGCCAGTAAATACGCGGTGGTGGGCCTGGCCGAATGCCTGCGAGCCGAGATTAAACGCTACCGCATAGCCGTTTCGGTGGTGTGCCCGCCTGAGGTCGAAACCCCCTTCCTCAAGTGGGAAACGGCGACCATCCCCCCCGAAACGCGCATGGTGAAATCGTTCGCGGGGCTTCTCACTCCGGAGATCGTAGCCCGGGCAACGGTGAAGGGGGTCCGCCGCGGAAAGTTCCTCATCATTCCGGGGGTGATGGCCAGGCTCCTCTACTTCTTCCACCGGCTCACGAACGGGTGGGCGACCCGGGTGCCGAGCGACGCCATCGCCGCGTTCGCGCGCTGGAAGGCCGATCGAGCGGCACAGTGA
- a CDS encoding DUF72 domain-containing protein, producing the protein MAKLRIGTSGYDYLDWRESFYPAGTDRRDFLAFYGTRFSTLELNFSYYRIPEAKQLAGMLAKSGTDLDFSIKAHESLTHRVDPATWKDSLAAYRKGIEPLAESGRLAAVLLQFPFSFHYTPDNRRYLDRLLAAMGGLPLVVEFRTAEWQNNRVFDALRKRSVAVCSVDEPRLKGLPPPLDIVTAPLAYVRFHGRNDAAWWGSDAAARFDYLYGAGELRGWMDRIMGMMASAEKVRVYFNNHRRGQAPANAMLLKQLFAGDGIDAH; encoded by the coding sequence ATGGCCAAACTACGCATCGGAACATCAGGCTACGATTATCTCGACTGGAGGGAGAGCTTCTATCCCGCCGGGACGGACCGGCGCGACTTTCTCGCGTTTTACGGCACGCGCTTTTCGACCCTCGAACTGAATTTCAGCTATTACCGGATTCCAGAAGCGAAACAACTCGCCGGCATGCTGGCGAAAAGCGGAACCGATCTGGATTTCTCCATAAAGGCCCACGAGTCGCTCACCCACCGGGTCGACCCGGCAACCTGGAAGGACTCGCTTGCGGCCTACCGCAAAGGCATCGAGCCGCTTGCCGAATCGGGACGCCTCGCCGCGGTGCTGCTGCAGTTTCCGTTCAGCTTCCACTACACGCCCGACAACCGCCGCTATCTCGACCGGCTGCTCGCGGCGATGGGGGGCCTGCCGCTCGTCGTCGAATTCCGCACGGCGGAATGGCAGAACAACCGGGTCTTCGACGCCCTGCGCAAGCGCTCCGTCGCCGTGTGCTCGGTTGACGAGCCGCGCCTCAAGGGCCTGCCGCCGCCGCTTGACATCGTCACCGCGCCGCTCGCCTACGTGCGCTTCCACGGACGCAACGACGCGGCATGGTGGGGATCGGACGCGGCGGCGCGCTTCGACTACCTCTACGGCGCCGGGGAACTCCGGGGCTGGATGGACCGCATCATGGGAATGATGGCCTCGGCGGAGAAGGTGCGCGTCTATTTTAACAATCACCGGCGCGGCCAGGCCCCGGCGAACGCAATGCTCCTCAAACAGCTCTTCGCCGGCGATGGAATCGACGCGCACTGA
- a CDS encoding NAD(P)/FAD-dependent oxidoreductase, translating to MKKKAFSVVIAGAGPAGLLLARELALQGIRVTVYEKRKRSAKAHDWSDAIEYSALRDAGFDMPVAEAGIYRGKLVKKNPSGKGLFEKHVVNPLQIWAPDLSCKTAADVEFGYILTDRIALDDMLRAGAEKAGAVMRFEHEAVGLLGQTTGGLGIIRVEGLRLKDLKLAKSVDVRADVTVDATGMVSALRTVLSAFGAVERPFEAGELAYACRTVRTLDRKMLPPGGIPDHYRYGAHKGYFWTHFHDDETIDVGGGVKDEPGRVDPIAIIKQIIASYPAITARELRKGGGRVLVGRSPWSLVASGFLAVGDAAGQVVPTTGCGVGAGLVGAMLAARTIAEASAKGDAGIGSLWAYNRRWFVESGRGANLAALGALKDILQNLSHEEIAFLIRKDIMSGEMLTPSINGIFFAPDPKTMLKTLINGISHPGLLLKLNKATAAGKKVYAHYLRYPREWNAKAFKQWMTHAVRIFSAAD from the coding sequence ATGAAGAAGAAGGCCTTTTCGGTCGTGATCGCCGGGGCGGGTCCCGCCGGGCTTTTGCTGGCGCGCGAACTCGCACTCCAGGGGATAAGGGTTACGGTGTATGAGAAGCGAAAAAGAAGCGCGAAGGCCCACGACTGGTCCGACGCGATCGAATACAGCGCGCTTCGTGACGCGGGCTTCGACATGCCCGTGGCCGAGGCCGGGATTTACCGGGGAAAGCTGGTAAAGAAAAATCCATCGGGCAAGGGCCTTTTCGAGAAGCACGTCGTCAACCCCCTGCAGATCTGGGCGCCCGACCTCTCCTGTAAAACGGCCGCTGACGTCGAGTTTGGCTATATCCTCACCGACAGAATCGCGCTCGATGATATGCTCCGCGCCGGGGCCGAAAAGGCCGGGGCCGTGATGCGCTTCGAACACGAGGCCGTCGGGCTCCTGGGGCAGACGACCGGCGGGCTCGGGATCATCCGGGTCGAGGGACTGCGGCTAAAGGACCTGAAGTTAGCGAAGTCAGTCGACGTCCGTGCCGATGTGACGGTCGACGCGACCGGCATGGTCTCGGCGCTGCGCACGGTCCTTTCGGCGTTCGGGGCCGTGGAGCGGCCGTTCGAGGCGGGCGAACTCGCCTACGCGTGCAGAACGGTACGCACGCTCGACAGGAAAATGCTCCCTCCCGGCGGAATCCCGGACCATTACCGCTACGGCGCGCACAAGGGATACTTCTGGACCCACTTTCACGATGACGAAACGATCGACGTCGGCGGCGGCGTAAAGGACGAGCCGGGAAGGGTCGATCCGATAGCGATCATAAAGCAGATCATCGCATCGTACCCGGCAATCACGGCGCGTGAGCTCCGCAAGGGCGGGGGACGCGTACTGGTGGGGCGCTCGCCGTGGTCGCTTGTTGCCTCTGGCTTCCTGGCGGTCGGGGACGCGGCGGGCCAGGTGGTTCCCACCACCGGCTGCGGCGTAGGGGCGGGCCTGGTCGGAGCGATGCTCGCCGCGCGGACGATCGCGGAGGCTTCGGCGAAGGGCGACGCGGGTATCGGGTCGCTCTGGGCCTATAACCGCCGCTGGTTTGTCGAATCTGGACGCGGGGCGAACCTCGCGGCTCTCGGCGCGCTGAAAGACATCTTGCAGAACCTTTCGCACGAGGAGATTGCCTTTTTGATTCGAAAGGACATCATGAGCGGCGAGATGCTCACGCCGTCAATAAACGGAATATTCTTCGCCCCGGATCCGAAGACCATGTTGAAGACACTCATAAACGGCATATCCCACCCTGGCCTTCTACTCAAGCTCAACAAGGCCACCGCGGCAGGTAAAAAGGTATATGCCCATTACCTTCGCTATCCGCGCGAATGGAACGCCAAGGCGTTCAAACAATGGATGACCCATGCCGTGCGCATATTCAGCGCCGCTGATTGA
- a CDS encoding DNA polymerase III subunit alpha, giving the protein MFTHLQTHSCYSLLYGVRRVDEIVDAAAAMGFYALALTDINNLYGMHDFTEACRKRGLRPIIGAELRTADDRAVVLARNREGFSRLTRLISARMRNADFSLPAGLSEGSDGLLVLTDTPRLLARLCGRVEELYAMVTPHSRRAEREARRRGIPLAACGDASFLSEDDHHVHRVLRAIAARGPLSSVRDEDCARSGSLLFGPDEADRLFDGLPEAIGNTEKIAALCTFDGSFEGFVFPPVLPGTGEPIKALRRAALDGAERRYGELSESVMERLEYELSIIEGKGFSSYFLAVAAIVARSSLTCGRGSAAASIVAYSLGITNVDPLRHHLYFERFLNPERLDPPDIDVDFAWDERDALIESVFREYGAGRSARVSTMAHFQGRSALRETARAYGIPEGEIGAVERRLAAPRASGAATGGGRTWDEIMRVARRITGLPRHLGVHVGGIVLTPGPVEDLAPVETANDGSTLLAWDKDGTEKAGLVKIDLLGNRSLAVVRDALLNLHGNGIDIDPLTWDPLNDTATQALLARGDSIGVFYVESPAMRQLQKKTGRGDFEHLVIHSSIIRPAANRFIAEYVSRLRGKEYAPLHPRLDRILAETYGIMCYQEDVSKVAVALAGFSDADADGLRKILTKKNRGEHLAAYRERFYKGALQNGVEAGAVDEIWSMIRSFDGYSFCKAHSASYAMVSFQSAYLKTHHPAEFMAAVLSNGGGYYSSGAYVNEACRMGLSVLHPDVNASALRYHGRGREIRVGLMAVGGLGSATLRSILQTRGKAGPFGSPDDFVARVSTGESEIVALVGAGAFDGLFGGVRRSLQLRTLLRLYASREETCQDDHTPVLFPAEKPLRPSLRPAAPSTEDLREEFRRLGFMCDHHPLELWKEALGRIPRAMGRELPGLIGTKVRLAGWPVTRKEILTARGDAMEFVSFEDETAIYETVLFPDEYRAFSHVLNDLRPYVIEGTVESDRGAVSLTVMRVRPLPGAKVPGPTRREPWRWDTARHHSPPGSG; this is encoded by the coding sequence GTGTTCACCCATCTGCAGACGCATTCATGCTATTCACTGCTTTACGGCGTTCGCCGGGTGGACGAGATTGTCGACGCCGCGGCGGCCATGGGGTTTTACGCCCTCGCGCTCACCGACATCAACAATCTCTACGGCATGCACGACTTCACGGAGGCGTGCCGAAAGCGCGGACTCCGCCCCATCATCGGCGCCGAGCTTCGTACCGCCGACGACCGGGCGGTCGTCCTGGCGCGAAACAGGGAGGGGTTCTCGCGCCTCACGCGCCTCATAAGCGCACGGATGCGCAACGCGGACTTCAGCCTGCCCGCGGGGCTTTCGGAAGGTTCAGACGGCCTCCTGGTGCTCACCGACACGCCGCGGCTCCTCGCGCGCCTCTGCGGCCGCGTCGAAGAGCTGTATGCCATGGTCACGCCGCACTCCCGGCGCGCGGAGCGTGAGGCCCGCCGGCGCGGCATCCCGCTCGCCGCCTGCGGCGACGCGTCCTTCCTTTCGGAGGACGATCATCACGTCCACCGCGTGCTGCGCGCCATCGCCGCGCGCGGCCCCCTTTCATCGGTGAGGGACGAAGACTGCGCGCGTTCCGGCTCCCTGCTCTTCGGTCCGGACGAGGCCGATCGCCTCTTTGACGGGCTTCCCGAGGCGATCGGGAACACCGAAAAAATCGCCGCACTCTGTACGTTTGACGGAAGTTTCGAAGGCTTCGTATTCCCGCCCGTGCTCCCGGGCACGGGCGAGCCCATCAAGGCCCTGCGTCGTGCGGCCCTCGATGGAGCGGAGCGGCGCTACGGCGAGCTCTCCGAGAGCGTGATGGAACGCCTCGAATACGAGCTCTCGATCATCGAGGGCAAGGGCTTCTCGTCCTACTTCCTGGCCGTAGCCGCGATCGTCGCGCGCTCCTCGCTCACCTGCGGGCGCGGAAGCGCGGCCGCGAGCATCGTCGCCTACAGCCTCGGCATCACCAACGTCGATCCGCTGCGCCACCACCTCTATTTCGAGCGTTTCCTCAACCCCGAGCGGCTCGACCCGCCCGACATCGACGTCGACTTCGCCTGGGACGAGCGCGACGCGCTGATCGAATCGGTCTTCCGCGAGTACGGGGCCGGACGCAGTGCGCGCGTCAGCACCATGGCGCATTTCCAGGGACGCTCGGCCCTGCGCGAGACCGCCCGTGCGTACGGCATCCCCGAAGGGGAGATCGGCGCCGTCGAGCGCCGTCTCGCCGCGCCGCGCGCCTCCGGCGCCGCCACGGGCGGCGGGCGGACCTGGGACGAGATCATGCGCGTCGCCCGCCGCATCACGGGTCTCCCGCGCCATCTGGGCGTTCACGTCGGCGGCATCGTCCTAACGCCCGGGCCGGTCGAGGACCTCGCGCCGGTCGAAACGGCGAACGACGGCTCCACCCTACTCGCCTGGGACAAGGACGGAACCGAGAAGGCCGGCCTGGTGAAGATCGACCTGCTGGGCAACCGCTCGCTCGCGGTGGTGCGCGACGCGCTTCTCAACCTGCACGGAAACGGAATTGACATTGACCCCCTTACCTGGGACCCGCTGAACGACACCGCCACGCAGGCACTCCTCGCGCGGGGGGACAGCATCGGCGTTTTCTACGTCGAATCGCCGGCCATGCGCCAGCTCCAGAAAAAGACGGGGCGCGGCGATTTTGAGCACCTGGTGATCCACTCCTCGATAATCCGCCCGGCGGCGAACCGCTTCATCGCCGAATACGTCAGCCGGCTCAGGGGAAAGGAATACGCGCCGCTCCATCCCCGGCTCGACCGCATCCTCGCCGAGACCTACGGCATTATGTGCTACCAGGAGGACGTCTCGAAGGTCGCGGTGGCGCTGGCCGGATTTTCCGACGCCGACGCCGACGGGCTTCGCAAAATCCTCACCAAAAAAAACCGTGGAGAGCACCTCGCCGCGTACCGGGAGCGCTTCTACAAAGGGGCGCTTCAGAACGGCGTGGAGGCCGGCGCCGTCGACGAGATATGGTCGATGATCCGCTCCTTCGACGGCTACTCCTTCTGCAAGGCCCATTCGGCCTCGTACGCCATGGTTTCGTTCCAGTCGGCGTACCTGAAAACCCATCACCCGGCGGAGTTCATGGCCGCGGTGCTTTCCAATGGCGGCGGCTATTATTCGAGCGGCGCCTACGTAAACGAGGCGTGCAGGATGGGGCTCTCCGTTCTCCATCCGGACGTCAACGCGAGCGCTTTACGCTACCACGGGCGCGGCCGCGAAATCCGCGTGGGCCTCATGGCGGTCGGAGGCCTCGGCTCCGCAACGCTCCGGTCGATCCTTCAGACGCGCGGGAAAGCCGGTCCCTTCGGTTCGCCGGACGACTTCGTCGCGCGCGTCTCGACGGGTGAAAGCGAGATCGTCGCGCTCGTCGGCGCCGGGGCCTTCGACGGCCTGTTCGGCGGCGTGCGGCGCAGCCTCCAGCTTCGGACGCTCCTGCGGCTTTATGCCTCCCGTGAGGAGACGTGTCAGGACGACCATACGCCGGTTTTGTTCCCGGCCGAAAAGCCCCTTCGTCCTTCCCTCCGCCCGGCTGCGCCCTCCACGGAAGACCTGCGCGAGGAATTCCGCAGACTGGGATTCATGTGCGACCATCATCCGCTCGAGCTCTGGAAAGAGGCGCTCGGCCGGATTCCCCGCGCGATGGGACGCGAGCTTCCCGGACTGATCGGAACGAAGGTGAGGCTTGCGGGGTGGCCGGTGACGAGAAAGGAGATACTGACAGCGCGCGGGGACGCGATGGAGTTCGTGAGCTTCGAGGATGAAACGGCGATCTACGAAACGGTCCTCTTCCCCGACGAGTACCGCGCGTTCTCGCACGTGCTGAACGATCTTCGTCCCTATGTCATTGAGGGTACCGTCGAAAGCGACCGGGGGGCCGTGAGCCTGACAGTGATGAGGGTTCGTCCCCTGCCCGGTGCGAAGGTACCGGGCCCGACACGGCGGGAGCCGTGGCGCTGGGACACGGCACGGCATCATTCGCCGCCGGGGAGCGGGTGA
- a CDS encoding 4Fe-4S binding protein, translating to MLSGKDLTLTRKSLLRTAAAAAACTIAGDLPVMAREHKPLKSTSVKKAAVIWYSQAGNTRRYGECAARVLSGKGIAVIASDYRDFDADGIDAYDLIVVGSPVFYYDVPGNFKKWLSSLKPIDGTPVAGFVSFGGEGGNQHNTVCTLLDLMAEKGGVPVGMGLFGNMSTYPPTWSMGMEERILKYRHLPDERTFRKVKEFTVSALENVGNNRPTDYRRKFDFREAIKGGFSIFWGARLLTGTHRIDRKACIQCGTCTEKCPTGTIRYASYTVTSGTCIYCYGCVNNCPAGAIDMTYMGKKLSGFNEFTKKHGITLNNPF from the coding sequence ATGTTATCAGGAAAAGACCTGACTTTGACCCGGAAATCCCTGCTCCGGACCGCCGCGGCGGCTGCGGCATGCACGATAGCCGGAGATCTGCCTGTAATGGCCCGGGAGCATAAGCCCTTAAAAAGTACGAGCGTAAAGAAAGCTGCGGTCATCTGGTACAGCCAGGCCGGGAATACCCGCCGGTACGGGGAATGCGCCGCGCGCGTACTGTCCGGAAAAGGCATCGCGGTCATCGCCTCCGATTACCGTGACTTCGATGCCGACGGCATAGATGCGTACGACCTCATCGTGGTTGGCTCCCCGGTGTTTTATTACGACGTACCCGGCAATTTTAAAAAGTGGCTTTCTTCGCTGAAGCCGATCGACGGCACACCGGTCGCCGGTTTCGTGAGCTTCGGCGGCGAAGGCGGCAACCAGCACAACACCGTCTGCACCCTCCTCGACCTCATGGCTGAAAAAGGCGGCGTACCCGTGGGCATGGGACTCTTCGGCAACATGTCGACCTACCCGCCCACCTGGTCCATGGGCATGGAGGAGCGTATTTTAAAGTATCGTCACCTGCCGGACGAGCGAACCTTCAGAAAGGTCAAGGAATTCACGGTGTCAGCGCTCGAAAATGTCGGCAACAACCGTCCGACTGACTACCGGCGGAAATTCGACTTCAGGGAGGCGATAAAGGGCGGCTTCTCTATCTTCTGGGGCGCCCGGCTTCTCACAGGCACTCACCGCATCGACCGAAAGGCCTGCATCCAGTGCGGCACCTGCACCGAGAAATGCCCCACCGGCACGATCCGGTATGCGAGCTATACCGTAACATCGGGCACCTGCATCTACTGTTACGGGTGCGTGAACAACTGCCCGGCCGGCGCGATCGACATGACCTATATGGGGAAAAAACTGTCCGGCTTCAACGAATTCACGAAGAAGCACGGGATCACGCTGAACAATCCCTTCTGA